Genomic segment of Streptomyces roseifaciens:
AGACCGCCGGGTCGTCGATGGCGCGGACCCATTCGGCCAGCTCGCTGATCTGCATGGCGTTGGCGTCGGCGATGCTGATCCCGTCGATCTTCGCCGACCGGGCCAGCTCGCTCAGCCGGGTGCCGTGGCACTCGGGGCACTTCGCGAACGTCACCGCCCGTTCCACGAACGCCCGGATGTGCGGCTGCAGCGTCTCCTTCTCCTTGGACAGGAAAGCCTTGCGCACCCGTGCCGGCAGGGACTCGTAGGTGGTGTTGACGCCCTTCACCTTGACCTTGGCGGGGTCACGGTGCAGGAGATCGTGCATCTCCCGGGCGGTGTAGTCGCGGATCGGCTTGTCCGGGTCGAAGAAGCCGGACTCGACGAACGACTGCACCACCCAGCCCTCGGGCTTCCAGCCCGGAACGGTGATCGCGCCCTCGGCCAGCGACCTGGAGGCGTCGTAGAGCTGGGCCGGGTCGATGTCGGTGACGGTTCCGAAGCCCTCGCAGCGCAGGCACATGCCGCCGACGACGCTGACGTTCCTCTCGATGGCCTTGGCGCCGATCCACATCGTTCCCGAGGCGTTCGCCGACGCGACGTTGAACGCGAACGCCTTCTGGGTGCCGATGTGCGGCTCGGCGAGCCGGCTGAACAGGATCCGCAGGAGCGCCCCCGCATCGGTGGCGGTGCCGACCGTTGAGCGGGGATGGCCGCTCAGCGGTTCCTGGTCGACGATGATCGCGGTGGTCAGCCCCTCCAGCATCTCGACGTCGGGCCGCCCCATGGTCGGCATGAAGCCCTGCACGAAGGCGCTGTAGGTCTCGTTGACGAGCCGCTGCGACTCGGCGGCGATCGTGTCGAACACCAGCGAGCTCTTGCCCGAGCCGGAGACCCCGGTGAACACCGTCAGCCGGCGCTTCGGGATGGCGAGGCTGACCTCGCGCAGGTTGTTCTCCCGCGCGCCGTGCACGCGGATCCAGTCGTGCTTGTCGACTATTTGTTGTTCGATCTCCTGGTGGTTGGGCATCGCCGTCACGGTGAAATCAATCCTCCCAATATGTGGGACTCGGCGTGTCTTCGCGATCGGGTCGGAACCGATTCAATCAGTTCCGTGCGTTGCCGTGCGGCGCGGACTTCCCGCACGGTCAACGGCGGCTCCGTTCAGCGATCTTGGCGTGACGGGGTGGAGTCCCGGCTCGCCGGCTGCCACATGACAGCCCCGCCCACCTGCTTGATTGCTTCCCTCCTGGTTGCATCTGCTTGTTTCTGGCTAACTTCTTTCACCTGGGTGGCTAACTGCCGCTTACGCGCCAACCATTGGGTGCGAATGCTCTCCCGGTGTCCGGATACAACGTGTGCAGGGGGATGCCTGGATGGGGTCGACGGGCGTTACGGCCACGCAGGAGGCAATGTGGCTCGCGCAGCAGTTCGCACCTGCCCAACCCAACAACGTGGTGCGCTGTGGAACGTGGAGGGCGATCTGGAAGGAGCGGCGCCGACGACCCGGCCGCCGCGGCCCGCACCGCCGTTGCGTCGCTGGCGGGCGAACCGTTCGACCTGGGGGAGGACGTGCTCCTGCGGGTCGGCTCGATCCGCCTGGGTGCGGCGAGACACCTCGTGGTCCTGATCTTCCACCACATTCTCACCGATGCGTTCGGTGTGCTCACGCTGCTGTCCCAGCGGATCGCGGAGGTCTACCGGGCACTGCGCGAGAAGTCCGCCGATCCCCCGAGCGCCCCGCGGTCGGCGGACCGTGCCGCCGAGGCGGATGCGGCGTACCGGCCGTCCCGGCGTTCGCCGCCGCCGAGCGGTTCTGGCAGGACTACCTCGCCGGGGAGCCGGCAGCGGCGCGGCTGCCCACTGGCGTCCGCCCGCCCGCCGGCTCACCCACGGCGGAGGGCGGGCCCTGGGACTTCCTCACCCGGTCACTGGGAATGACCACGCGCACCGCGACGGTTCCCGCTGCCGAGCGCGCGTCCTGGGAGCACACGGCGCGGGGGCTGAGGACGAGCGTGCCGGACCTGCTGGCCGCGGCCGCGGCGGCGTACCTCCGGCTCATGTGCGGCTCGGCCACGCCACTGCACACCATCACGGTCAACCATCGCACCGGTGCCGTACGGCAGTCGCTGGGCCTCTTGTCGAACCTGGTGCCGATCAAGGCCGAGGTCGCCCCCGGGGCGACTCTCGTGGAGCTGGCCGAGAGGCTCCGCCGGGAGCGCAGAGCCGTGCTGCGGCACTCCAGGCACGAGCTGTCCCTGATCAAGCGGGCCACCGGGCGGGCGGCCGAGTCGCGCAGCCCGTTCGGCGCCATCGTCAACGTCATCCCGTTCGTCGAGGCGCTCGACCTCGCGGGCAGTACGGCGCGGTTCGCGGGCGGTACGTTCGGCCTGGTCGACGAGGTCATGGTCGCCCTCTACACCGACGGCACGGCCGGCAGCGACCTGTACGTCCGCTTCGACGCGCCGGCCTCACAGTACGGTGAGCAGGACATCGCCGGCCTGAGCGAGAGGTTCGTCGCGTTCATCCGCACGGCGATGGCCGACCCCGCCGGACGGGTGGCGGACGTCTGCGCGCTCGGCGCTGCCGAGCAGCGCGCGCTGCTGACCGCCTGCGCCGGTCCCGCAGTCCTCGTTCCGGAAGTCACGCTGACCGAGCTGCTCGAACGGCAGGCCCGCGCGACCCCCGACGCGATCGCGGTGACGTTCAAGGACACCCACCTGACCTACCGGGAGCCGGCCGACCGGTCCGGCCGTCTCGCCCGCCTGCTGATCGACGGCGGCGCAGGGCCCGAGCGTTTCGTCGCGGTGGCGATTCCGCGCTCGCCGGACCTGGTCGTGGCACTGGTCGCGGTGCTCAGAACGGGTGCGGCCTACGTTCCGGTCGACCCGGAATACCCGGCTGCCCGCGTGGAGTACATGCTGGCCGATGCGAAGCCGGCTCTGCTCCTGACCGCCGGGCGCAATGCCGTGAACCCGCCCGCCACCGGCATCCCCGTCATCGCGGTCCGATCGGCACGCCGATCCGCCGAGGGGCGGCCGGCCGCCCAAGCACGGACCGGATTTCCGCCTGGCGAATCCGGGCGCCTGGCCCGAGCCCGCCGTGGTGACCCTGAACGGCACACCCCGCTACGGCAAGGCCGAGGCCCGCGCGTGAGACCGGGTCCACCCCCGGCTCACCCACCGCTCGGCCTGGATCGACCTGGACGGAGAACTTCCCCTGGTTGAGGGCACGCTGATCCGCCTCAAGGTCGATCACCTGCCCGGCGACCCTGATGCGCCACCGGTGTGGCTGTGGTCCTCCGCCACCGGAGCGAGCCCGGCCGACGTTGACTTCATGTGGTCGTGCTACCTGCGGAGATTCGACCTGGAGCACACGTTTCGCTTGTTCAAGCAGTCCCTGGGATGGGCCCGGCCGCGGCTGCGCGACCCGCAGGCGGCGGACCGCTGGACGTGGCTCGTCATCGTCGCGCACACCCAGCCTTCGCCTCGCCGTCCCTCTCGCCACCGACCAGCGCGAGCCTTGGGCGAAGACCACCCGCCCCGGCACCGCGCTCACTCCCAAGAGAGTGATCGCCCGATGTCAAGGAACAAGGTGAGCGAAGAATGCGCGTACCGCAGGGTCGGCTCACTCAACCTCGCCCGCCAGGTACATGGCCATGAGACGGCTCGGGCCCAGCGTGGCGAGCGGGTTCCAGTAGTTGATCGTCTTCCTGGGGGCCTGGTCGACTTTGTTGGTGGGGATGTGGAAGCGGATGTACTGGTCGCCCTTGAAGGCGTAGGCCCGGTCGGTGTCCCAGCGGACGAAGGCGTCGATGCCGCTGTCGAAGCCTGCTTCCTTGAATCCCGGCCAGTAGAGGGCGATCGATTTGGGGTAGCCGTCGTCGACCTTGTTGGTTTCGAGGTTGTAGCGCACGTACTGGAGGCCCTTGAAGAGGTACACCGTCTTCTCGTCCCACGACAGGATCGCATCGATGTCGCGGTCGAAGCCCACGGCCTTCAGCCCCGGCCAGTACGAGCTGATCGACTTCGGAAACCCCTCATCGATCGTCATCGTCTCCTGCGTGCACCGCACATACGTATCACCACACAGGAAGTAGACCTTTCCCGTCTTCGCAACGTAGAGCGAAGGCATGCTCCGGTCCGAGGCCACAGCCGCCGCAAACCAGCGCCTTTGCTCAGGCGTGCCCTGGAAGGCTCCTTCGAAGCTCCGATCGATTTCCTTGTCGGCGACGTCTTCCGAGATCCAGTGCCACTTCACGTAGTGCCAGTCGCCCGACGTCTGCCGGAGTGGTCGGGTGATGGTGTGGACCTTCTTCGCCATGGCGCTCCCTGCCGTTGTTGACGGTGTTGTGTGGCCGGCCTTACGATCCCGGGCTGTCCGTCGCGCAGGCCGTGCCCCCGACAGCGTCACGTGCCCCTGGGCCGTCGGCACTCCGTGTGCTGAGCAGTGCGCCCATACGGGTGACCTGGGTGGAGGAAATCCGCAGTGCGGAACAACAGTCTTGGCAGTCGGGCGTTGTGTGCCTGTGTCCGGGCGCGGGAACCCGGTCTTCTCGGTCACCGCCTCCGAGCGGCAAACAGGGTGCAGGCGACCGGATTGCTCGGCTCAGGGGCCTGCAGCACGGTGATGTGATCCACGAGAAAGCCTGCCTCGACCAGGAGGTCCTCCCACAGCACAGGGCTGAGCACCCACATGCGCACGGTCAGCTCGCCCCCGCCGGCCAGGGGGAGGGTCTCGTCCCGTGGGACGAGCGTGACCTCCGGCCCGACCCCGTCCGAGTTCGTGTGCAGCACCGAAAAGACAAGGCTTCCGCCCTCCCGCACGCGGGGTGCCAGGGCGTCCAGGAACTGGTGTGGGTCGATGTATCCGAGGCCGTGGACCGAGTACGCGACGTCGTAGACCGGTGTCGTCTCCCGTCGAAGGAAGTCCACGGCGTCGGCCTGGACGAAGCGCACGCCGGGGACGTCGCGGTACCGGGCTGTGGCGCGCAGGTACTGGGTGGGCGAGGCTTCGACCGCGTCGACGACCGCCTCGTGGGTGCGGGCGAGATATGCGGGGTAGCGGCCCGTGCCGGGACCGATGTCGAGCGTGCGCTTCCCGGCCAGGTCGCCCAGGACCTCGGCCCCGGGCCCTGTGCCCCAGAACCCCCAGTCGAGCCGCTCGGGCTCCGACAGGTGTGTGCCGCGCTCAAGGTGGTGCTTCCCGTATGCGGTCCACGCCTGCTCGTTCCGTGCTGCATCATCCATCGCAGATTTCCCCTTTCCTCACGCTGGAGTTCACGGTCTCAGAGCGAAGCAGCGAATGTTGTCCATGTCCGCGGCACACGCGACGGACCACCCGCTGACCAGCAACTCCTCCTCGGTGATGGTGATTCCGATCGACGCACGGTCAGGGGGAACCCGGTCCGCCATGGGCGTGACGACCCAAAGCAGTCCTCCGGGGGCAAGCAGGCTGCGAACCCGGTCGAGGAAGGCGGGCTTGTCCTTGATGAAGGCGTAGACCAGCCGTGCAGTGATCAGGGCGTAGGCACTCTCCGGCAAGGGCGGTGGATGCGGGGCCTCGATGTCACCGCAGCAGAACGTGACCGCTTCCCCGGCCATCTGGTCGGCGGCGAGGGCGATCGCGGTGGGTGCGCAGTCGAGGGCCGTCGTGCGGTAGCCGAGCCGGGCAAGGTGGCGAGTCAGGGTGCCGTCGCCGCTTCCGATGTCGAGCGCGTACCGGCCCCGGCCGGCTCCGGCGTGCCGGTCGAGGAGAGCGGTCTCCGTCTCGTCGAGCGGCCGGTAGCGGTGCCCGGCGGACCACAGGCCGTCCCAGTAGGGGACCGGTTCTTGAATCGTCACCTCTATGCCTCCTTTCCGAGCGCGGTGGCCGGGGCTGTGGGGACCTCGTGCATGGAGCGCAGGGACGAGGTGAACAGCACCAGGAACGGGATGGTGAGAGCCAGCGTTCCGAGGGTCAGGGTGGGGCGCAGCCCGATCCAGGTTCCCGAGGCGCCGGCCAGCAGGGCTGCCAGGGGGCGGGAGCCGAAGGTGATCCACTGGCCGGTGGCCATCATGCGGCCTTGCATGGCCGGGGCGCAGACCGACTGCCGGATGGATCGCTGTGTCGACCCTTGGGCGATGGCGCAGGCCATCTGGAGGAACAGGCCTGCGGTGATGGCGATCTGGCCTGGGAGTCCGGGGGAGGCGAGCAGGAGGGGGAGCTCGGTGATGGGCATGGCGGCGAGCGCGGTGAGCATGACCCGAGCCGGCCCCCACCGGGCGACGACGTTGCGGACCAGGAGCGCACCGAACAGGCCGCCGAGACCGGCCACGCTCATCGCGGTACCCAAGGCCAAAGCCGAGAAGTGCAGGTCGCGCAGGAGGAACAGGGCCCACAAGGTGTTGAGGAACGCGAACGCGGCTGAGAACGCGGTGCCGGTGAGCAGGAGCGGGCAGATCGTCGGGTGGGACACCACGTAGCGGACTCCTTCAGCGATCTCCTTCCTGTGCGTACTGCCCTCCCTGCGCGGCGCGGAGGCGGGCTCCGGTGTGCGGATCCGTCCCAGAAGCACCGCGCACGCCACGTAGGAGACCACATCGACGTAGATGGCCCGGGTCGCCCCCAGGACGCCGACGAGCGCGCCGCCGAGCTGGGCACCGGCACTGTCGGACAGCGAGCTGACCCCGCCCAGCTTCGAATTGGCCTCCAGGAGCTGCCCCGGAGGCAGGAGCGCAGGCAGGTAGCTGATGCGGGCGATGGACCCGAAAACGGTCGCGGTGGACCCGACGAGCGCCACCACGTACAGGTGCCCGAGCGTCAGATGGCCTGCCGCCTCTGCCACAGGGATCGTGGCGAAGGCGGCGGCGTTGACCAGCGCGGCGCCGATGGTGATCGGCCGCTTGCGGTGCCGGTCGGCCAGGGCCCCGGCAGGAAGGGCCACGAGGAGGGGCGGCAGCTTCTCCGCGAAAGACAGCAGCGCCGCCTCCATGACGGTGGCGTGCAGCACCACCACGGCGATCAGCGGGATCGCTACCGAGGTGATGCTGTTGCCTGTGACGTCGACGGCCTGCGCGTGCCAGTAGCGGCGGAAGTCCCGGTGCCGCCACAAGCTCTCCTCCGCCGGGGCTACGGTCACCGTTCCTTCCCCTCCTTCACGCTTTCTGCCCGCTGGCGCTGTCCCGGCACTGCGGAGTCCTGGAACTGGGCGCGCTGCATCTCGTACAGCTCGCGGAAGACGCCCGCGGCCGGCTGGTGGAGCAGTTCTTCGAAGGTGCCGCTCTCGCGCAGCTGACCGTCCTCGAGCACGTGGATGAGGTCCCGGCGTGCCGTACGGAGGCGAGGCGGTGGGTGATCAGGACGACGGTCTGGCCGCCGTCGGCGAGTTTGCGGATCTGGTCGAAGACCTCCAGCTCGGCTTTCGCGTCGAGGGCGGAGGTGGGTTCGTCGACGATGAGGATCCGGGCGTTGCGGTAGCGGACGCGAGCGATGCCCAGCTTCTGCCACTGGCCTCCCGACAGTTGCCGGCCGCCCTTGTATCTCTTGTTCAGCAGGGTGTCCCAGCCCCGGGGGAGTTCGGCGACGACCTCGTCGGCTCCCGCGTACGCGGCGGCCTCCTCCAGGGCCTCCTCCTTCAGGGGGCGTTCCGCGCGGCCGATGGCGATGTTCATGCGGCAGGTGAATGGCCACCGGTGAAAGTCCTGGCTGACCATCGCGATCTGGTCCCACAGCTGGGCGCGGTCCAGTGCGCGGGCGTCGACGCCGTTCCAGCGGATCACGCCGTTGTCCGGGTGGTAGAGGCCGGCCAGGAGTTTGGAGACGGTGGTCTTGCCGGAGCCGTTCTCCCCGACCAGCGCCACGATCTTGCCCAGAGGAATGTCGAGCGTGACGTTCTTCAGCGCGGGCCGGTCCGGGGTGGGGGATTCCTCCGGTTCGTCGTCGGCATCGCTGTCCTCGGGGTAGTGGAAGGTCACGTTCTCGAAGCGGATCAGCGCGAGGTCGTCAGGAACGGGCGTGCCTCCGACGGGGATTGCCCGGCTGGCGGCCTCCTGGAAGAGGCGTTCGAGATCCTGCACGTAGCAGGCCTGTTCGTACAGATCGTTGACCCGCAGGACCAGGCTGGACAGGCTCTGTCCTCCGGTGCGGATGGCCAGGACGGCGGTTCCCGCGACCGACAGCGCCATCAGGCCCGTGGCCAGCGCAGCTCGGGAATGCCGGGCAGCTCGGCAAGGTCGAGACCGAGTTCCTCCCTGAGCTCGCGGGCCAGAGCGGCTGGTACCTCTTCATCGGCCAGTCCCTGAGCGTGGGCGGCGGTGTTGTCGACGGGGGCCGGAGTCATGGGGTGGAGCCCAGGGCGAAGGAGACGATGTCCTTGAAGCCTGGCTCGTAGCCGTCGGAGGTGTCGACCTTCAGCGTGGGGACGTCCAGTGAGATCGGCACGAAGGAGTCGAGAGAGTGCTCGCCGGACGCGATGGCTTCGAGCAGGTCGTGATCGGCGTGCGCGGCGCGGTGGCCGCTCTCCTGTACGCGGTTGACGATTCGATCGTGCGCGATGTCCGTGGGGGTGGTGCAGCGGATGACACGGATGTGTGCGAGGGCGACGAGCGGTTCGAGGTTGGGCCGCCACAGTCGGTCCTGGAACGCGGCTTCGATGACGATGCTCACGTTGGCCCTCAGCAGTACCTGCGTGACCTCGAAGAACGCGTCCAGGGTCGGATAGTTGAGTGGGTCGTCACCTCCTGCCCGGTATCCAGGGGAGGCGAGCACCATTCCTTGCTTGATCTCGTCCCGGATGATGGCGGGGCATCCGAGCTCGCGGGCAAGCTCGTGGGCAAGGGTGGTCTTGCCTGTGCCGGGCGGCCCACTGACGACCGTCAGCGTTGGTGAGGTCATGGCTCTTCCCAAAGTTGGGTCTGGGTCATGGTGCTGTGCGTTTGGCGAGCTGGAAGGCGATGAATCCGGGCTCGCGGACGAGTCTGGCGTATATGGCGGGATGCTCGCTGGACATCTCGGGGGACGGACGGTGCTCGACTGCTCGTTCGATGGCGAGCCCGGCGGCGGTGAATTCATCGAACCAGCGTTGAAGGGGCTGCCGCCAGTAGCGGTGCACCATGCCACATGCTGGTGCGGCCCCGCCGGGCCCGCTTCTCCTGCCCACTGGACCGGCTCAAGGCCGTCTCGCTGCCGCTGACCGCCGCCATCTGCTGGCTGCTCGCCCTGCGGATCGGCGAGTGGGGCCACGTCCCGGGCGTCGTCTCCGCCCTCGCCGCGCCCGGCCGCCCCGCCACTTCCCCCCCCCCGCCAGGGGCGTGACAGTCCGGCTGTAGCCCAGATCATTGAACTCCAGGGCAAGCCCTCTTGAAACCCAAGTCGGCCTGTAGTGCATAGGCACCAGGACACGTGGGTGGCTGGTCCGGGGGCACCAAGAGGAGACGGTAGCGGGGGACGATGCCCGTCGAGGCGCCGGAGGGAAGGGTTGGAGGCGCGTGAATCCCGCGTATTCCCCTTGCCTCACGGTGTCTGGAGTTGCCCATGTCCGAAGCCGTGCTTTCCCTTTCCCCGGTTCGCATCGGGAGGCTGTCGATCGGTGCCCTCGGTGTCCTGGCGCTCGCCCTCGGCACCCTGCAGTCAGTGGTGGAGCCTGCGCTCCCGCTCCTGCAACGTGAGCTGGGGGTCAGTCCTGCCGAAGGGGCGTTGATCGGCAACACGCTACTAGTCACCGGCGCGGTCGTCGCACCCGTCGCAGGTAAACTCGGCGACCGCTACGGCGCAAAGCGGGTGCTGGTCCTGCTGATGGCCGTGGTGTCGGCCGGTGGTCTGTTGGCCGGCCTGGCGCCGAACCTGCCGGTGTTGTTGCTCGGTCAGGTATTGCAGGGCGTCATGGTGGGTGCGCTGCCCCTCTCCTTCATCCTGGTGCGCGAACACCTCCCCGCACGGGAGTCACAGGTGGCGATCGGGCTGGTCATGGCGCTGTTCACGGGCGGCGGCATGGTGGGGATGCTGTTTGCCGGGCCGCTCGCGGAAGGTCTGTCCTGGCATTGGATGTTCGCGTTGCCGACGATCGCGATCATCGCGACGACGTTGGTCGTGATGCGGCTGATGCCGCATGATCGGCCGGTCCCGTCGGACGACAGGATCGACTGGCCTGGTGTGGTGCTGCTGAGCGGCACGTTGCTCGCGTTCATGCTCGGGCTCGTGACGGTGACGAGGGACGGCGGCCTGCCGCCATTCGCGGTTGGTGCCATCGCGCTGGTCGTGGCCGCCCTGGCGACCGGGTGGATCGCCGTCGAGCGCCGGGCGGCCTCGCCGATGGTCGATCTCCGTATGCTGGCAAAGCCTGCGATGTGGCACTCGTGCGTGCTCACCTTCGTCATCACCACCAGCTTCGGAATGGTGGCGTTTCTGCTCCCGCAGCTGTTCGGGGTTCCGGCCGGCGGGTACGGCTTTGGAGTCAGCACCACCGAAATCGGACTGTTCCTGCTGCCCGGCGCCATCGCCGGGGCGGTGAGCGATTCGGTCGGCGGGATCGTGGCGCGGCGTTTCGGTCTGCGTGCCGTGCTCGTCGTCGGCGCCGTCGTCACGGCGGCCACGATGATCACCCTGGCGGCGCTGCACACCGCGGCATGGCAGCTCGCCCTCGCGAAGGTGCTGACCGCGATCGCCGCGGGCGTCGCCACCACGGCATTGCTCACCCGAACCGCAACCGCCGTCGAGACCAAGGACACCGGCATCGCCACCAGCCTGCTCGTGGTGACTCGCGTGATCGGTATCGCCCTGGGCGCCCAGGTGGCCGGCGCGATCCTCGACGCCGGGGCCGACCCGGCGACGGGCCTGCCGGCCGAATCGGCCTTCGCCACAGGTTTCGCCGTCGCCGGCCTCGTCGCCGCACTGTCCCTGCTCATTGTCCGTATGACGAAGGAAAAAGGAGCCCGGGCATGACACCTACCAGTCTGTCGATGGACGTGAGGGCTCCCGCGATGCGCAGAGTGCTGATCTCCGGGGCCAGCATCTCCGGCCCCGCTCTGGCGTACTGGCTGCACCGGTCCGGATTCGCGGTCACCGTGGTGGAGAAGGCAGGCGCACTGCGCGACGGTGGATATCCCATCGACGTTCGCGGTACCGCGGTAGAGGTGGTCCGGCGGATGGGCATACTGCCACAACTGCAGGATGCGCACATCGACTTGCGGCGTTGCACCTTCCTCGACGCGGATGGCAGCAAAGTCGCCTCGGTCGCCCCGAGCGCAGTTGCCGGCAGTGTCGAGGGACAGGACCTCGAGGTGCGTCGCGGGGATCTGGCCGCGGCTCTCCACGCGATGGTTCGCGACGACGTGGAGTTCCTGTTCGGTGATTCCATCGACACCCTCGACCAGTCGGAACAAGGGGCCGACGTGACTTTCCACAGTGGGCAACAGCGCACGTTCGACCTGGTAGTCGGCGCCGACGGCATGCACTCGCGTACCCGGGAGTCCCTGTTCGGCCCCGAAGAACAGTTCCACCACTACCTCGGCTACTGCTTCGCCATATTCACCATGCCGAACACCTTCGGGCTCTCCCGCGAGGTCATGCTGTGGAACACCCCGGGGAAAGCCGCGGCCCTCTACGCCGTCGGGGACGACGACGAGCTGCACGCCTTCCTGACCTTTCACCAACCAGAACCGCCGTTCGATGTCCTCCGGAACCCCGATGCCCAGCGGAACCTTGTCGCTGCGGCT
This window contains:
- a CDS encoding hemopexin repeat-containing protein, encoding MAKKVHTITRPLRQTSGDWHYVKWHWISEDVADKEIDRSFEGAFQGTPEQRRWFAAAVASDRSMPSLYVAKTGKVYFLCGDTYVRCTQETMTIDEGFPKSISSYWPGLKAVGFDRDIDAILSWDEKTVYLFKGLQYVRYNLETNKVDDGYPKSIALYWPGFKEAGFDSGIDAFVRWDTDRAYAFKGDQYIRFHIPTNKVDQAPRKTINYWNPLATLGPSRLMAMYLAGEVE
- a CDS encoding class I SAM-dependent methyltransferase; amino-acid sequence: MDDAARNEQAWTAYGKHHLERGTHLSEPERLDWGFWGTGPGAEVLGDLAGKRTLDIGPGTGRYPAYLARTHEAVVDAVEASPTQYLRATARYRDVPGVRFVQADAVDFLRRETTPVYDVAYSVHGLGYIDPHQFLDALAPRVREGGSLVFSVLHTNSDGVGPEVTLVPRDETLPLAGGGELTVRMWVLSPVLWEDLLVEAGFLVDHITVLQAPEPSNPVACTLFAARRR
- a CDS encoding class I SAM-dependent methyltransferase is translated as MTIQEPVPYWDGLWSAGHRYRPLDETETALLDRHAGAGRGRYALDIGSGDGTLTRHLARLGYRTTALDCAPTAIALAADQMAGEAVTFCCGDIEAPHPPPLPESAYALITARLVYAFIKDKPAFLDRVRSLLAPGGLLWVVTPMADRVPPDRASIGITITEEELLVSGWSVACAADMDNIRCFALRP
- a CDS encoding MFS transporter, which gives rise to MTVAPAEESLWRHRDFRRYWHAQAVDVTGNSITSVAIPLIAVVVLHATVMEAALLSFAEKLPPLLVALPAGALADRHRKRPITIGAALVNAAAFATIPVAEAAGHLTLGHLYVVALVGSTATVFGSIARISYLPALLPPGQLLEANSKLGGVSSLSDSAGAQLGGALVGVLGATRAIYVDVVSYVACAVLLGRIRTPEPASAPRREGSTHRKEIAEGVRYVVSHPTICPLLLTGTAFSAAFAFLNTLWALFLLRDLHFSALALGTAMSVAGLGGLFGALLVRNVVARWGPARVMLTALAAMPITELPLLLASPGLPGQIAITAGLFLQMACAIAQGSTQRSIRQSVCAPAMQGRMMATGQWITFGSRPLAALLAGASGTWIGLRPTLTLGTLALTIPFLVLFTSSLRSMHEVPTAPATALGKEA
- a CDS encoding ABC transporter ATP-binding protein, whose amino-acid sequence is MALSVAGTAVLAIRTGGQSLSSLVLRVNDLYEQACYVQDLERLFQEAASRAIPVGGTPVPDDLALIRFENVTFHYPEDSDADDEPEESPTPDRPALKNVTLDIPLGKIVALVGENGSGKTTVSKLLAGLYHPDNGVIRWNGVDARALDRAQLWDQIAMVSQDFHRWPFTCRMNIAIGRAERPLKEEALEEAAAYAGADEVVAELPRGWDTLLNKRYKGGRQLSGGQWQKLGIARVRYRNARILIVDEPTSALDAKAELEVFDQIRKLADGGQTVVLITHRLASVRHAGTSSTCSRTVSCARAAPSKNCSTSRPRASSASCTRCSAPSSRTPQCRDSASGQKA
- a CDS encoding AAA family ATPase, giving the protein MTSPTLTVVSGPPGTGKTTLAHELARELGCPAIIRDEIKQGMVLASPGYRAGGDDPLNYPTLDAFFEVTQVLLRANVSIVIEAAFQDRLWRPNLEPLVALAHIRVIRCTTPTDIAHDRIVNRVQESGHRAAHADHDLLEAIASGEHSLDSFVPISLDVPTLKVDTSDGYEPGFKDIVSFALGSTP
- a CDS encoding MFS transporter, whose protein sequence is MSEAVLSLSPVRIGRLSIGALGVLALALGTLQSVVEPALPLLQRELGVSPAEGALIGNTLLVTGAVVAPVAGKLGDRYGAKRVLVLLMAVVSAGGLLAGLAPNLPVLLLGQVLQGVMVGALPLSFILVREHLPARESQVAIGLVMALFTGGGMVGMLFAGPLAEGLSWHWMFALPTIAIIATTLVVMRLMPHDRPVPSDDRIDWPGVVLLSGTLLAFMLGLVTVTRDGGLPPFAVGAIALVVAALATGWIAVERRAASPMVDLRMLAKPAMWHSCVLTFVITTSFGMVAFLLPQLFGVPAGGYGFGVSTTEIGLFLLPGAIAGAVSDSVGGIVARRFGLRAVLVVGAVVTAATMITLAALHTAAWQLALAKVLTAIAAGVATTALLTRTATAVETKDTGIATSLLVVTRVIGIALGAQVAGAILDAGADPATGLPAESAFATGFAVAGLVAALSLLIVRMTKEKGARA
- a CDS encoding FAD-dependent monooxygenase, whose product is MTPTSLSMDVRAPAMRRVLISGASISGPALAYWLHRSGFAVTVVEKAGALRDGGYPIDVRGTAVEVVRRMGILPQLQDAHIDLRRCTFLDADGSKVASVAPSAVAGSVEGQDLEVRRGDLAAALHAMVRDDVEFLFGDSIDTLDQSEQGADVTFHSGQQRTFDLVVGADGMHSRTRESLFGPEEQFHHYLGYCFAIFTMPNTFGLSREVMLWNTPGKAAALYAVGDDDELHAFLTFHQPEPPFDVLRNPDAQRNLVAAAFASAGWEVPGMVNAMRDANDLFFDTAGQIRMPHWSSGRVALVGDAAYAPSFLTGQGSSLALAGAYLLADALATDRDHAAAFAAYERGVREFVAMNQALVDNGAATLFPITVRALEQRNTMLRGLVTMPSAPARPAHSALALPEFTPRP